The following are encoded in a window of Oncorhynchus mykiss isolate Arlee chromosome 31, USDA_OmykA_1.1, whole genome shotgun sequence genomic DNA:
- the LOC110504674 gene encoding transmembrane protein 179, protein MELDRRLLVAHCAAHTLSVLAGLMVVVPLALNGSAFKGRCALFTTGSWRTDNRTDISVEQGEISHLVVQQWGPPSACQFATFVGVFTVLYGAAQGWRSIFYLHGRLDDTLFSAFLTLILSLCVLFLSGGASVTLSLGLASWCNTVTDDNTRPYSCAESQSVPMYLDVETSSFYTELTLAEVALWSVTALWLTHSILSFMRLYHSHSEHISGPCLPREKEHLLGHSSSSSGSSGSDRGSPSPAQPLSTAPSIIFV, encoded by the exons ATGGAGCTTGATCGGCGACTGTTGGTGGCTCACTGCGCAGCCCACACCCTGTCAGTACTGGCCGGGTTGATGGTGGTTGTCCCGCTGGCGCTAAACGGCTCAGCTTTCAAAGGGCGTTGTGCGCTTTTCACCACTGGTTCTTGGAGAACGGACAATCGAACCGACATTTCTGTGGAACAGGGTGAGATTTCACACTTGGTGGTACAGCAATGGGGTCCACCGTCTGCATGCCAGTTCGCAACTTTTGTCGGTGTTTTCACGGTGCTGTATGGTGCTGCGCAGGGCTGGCGAAGCATCTTCTATCTCCACGGACGGCTTGACGA CACCTTGTTCTCTGCCTTCCTGACCCTGATCCtgagcctgtgtgtgttgttCCTATCTGGAGGGGCTAGTGTCACCCTCTCCCTGGGGCTGGCCTCCTGGTGCAACACTGTCACAGACGACAACACCAGACCCTACAG CTGTGCAGAATCCCAGTCCGTCCCCATGTACCTGGATGTAGAGACGTCCTCCTTCTACACTGAGCTCACTCTGGCAGAG gttgctCTGTGGAGTGTGACAGCATTGTGGCTGACCCACTCCATCCTGTCTTTCATGCGTCTCTACCACTCCCACAGCGAGCACATCAGCGGGCCCTGCCTGCCCAGGGAGAAGGAGCATCTCCTCGgtcactcttcctcctcctcaggcTCATCAGGATCAGACCGGGGCTCACCCTCACCCGCACAACCCCTATCAACAGCACCCAGCATCATCTTTGTCTAA
- the LOC110504654 gene encoding uncharacterized protein LOC110504654 — protein sequence MSSPSSSSTADSAATMAGRRSCVNSLWSGTERVRIGERLKATLAGILELDLLRGQHLDMIDAELDLKDTSSTDTTVTVITDKQEENLESAASDGSATSRRQQVPSSPSETVLPCHTSTLDKDSGGNSGGDGQVRSRVDGDGGDNSRCSTLSWDAPSDLLLPPELDGAVQLDYYSRPSSGFYSVSGSSLSDSCYSVSSEASLAQGGPVKGGLVRAGPGPPSGGAFRLWEQRALSADHRDTQWPEATHQPRTQSIEETTEITDRRPVSTVDLEMNSLFFLSDLCASLGDPHAGSLLPLPDLRPQLDPRFCSDLVSRRTKEVYPYPSPLHAVALQSPLFTYSQDPSPSPRLSPSPDSFTQAEESQSTPLFRPPQPPQPSTFTQLEQYITRLAHQYRSRIAPPDTTLTAIPRQGSHRGPRTPGHGSTQSLSAFESRSTPSNLTGGSVTPCKSFLGNSARVSLSSISKKASRNSINLGHLPSVTGEDLKINLHLNLSLNLSPNLNKNLGLDSNSKEGISTSGVLRSDHATPTASPSPSTSSLSSAATPTPALRVRPRISTCSSNLNHRSSLEVTGSGAGSGLGISRSLDWSRLDSSPGKVTMSQPSVNAPDASPSMLSEDSAMVGEISRLSGLPRAVVVGLMEQGVELDVDCFQSDTERKGQGSEFKGQSSSPSSRQTARNDHQSHHHDYSSVRHLHASNETDLDPQRPIHLSLSVTNSSSSHSSSPNHPYQSTSNHPSTHHHVTHHHTHTFHCQQTPSPSDPSSSTASSPSSRDHPRVRSPPRPLQPSPLATTPFSVFRRDDPFQCSLPRVRDSSSPQGGGIRPRGGSLRQCAGGGVGRWRVDGEGEGWKRVDGEGLYQGKHVSRELVRASTVSSFHRKGRCYSSNWGEEGSHDTAQTPKKGADKLWRDFEGHSWGKEAEEENKERWKREGIRRKKDNYQKEKQQGNKETERRQKESSASKRKGKGGGGGWDKRSSSLRLSRQALFRSESQGEVLDPRALKEEHLRGAQWTSSLDIGRGMELSVEGVRPLVFGGRAEEEKRLSSTASLFHLSSSQSLEDSCPSLSPPLSSPSFSPSPPSRAPLTRSRSLRDLSKRVFSSVRSLSLKHKTSRK from the exons ATGAGCTCACCAAGCTCTTCAAGCACCGCCGATTCAGCCGCCACAATGGCTGGCCGCCGCAGCTGTGTGAATTCGCTCTGGTCGGGCACCGAGCGGGTTCGGATTGGCGAACGGCTGAAAGCGACCCTGGCCGGAATCCTAGAGCTGGACCTGCTCCGGGGACAACATTTAGACATGATCGATGCGGAACTAGACCTCAAAGACACCAGCAGCACCGATACCACGGTGACTGTCATCACTGATAAACAGGAGGAAAACCTCGAGAGCGCAGCCTCGGATGGCTCTGCGACATCCCGCAGGCAAcag gttccctcttctccttcagaAACAGTGTTACCATGCCACACCAGCACGTTGGACAAGGACAGTGGGGGGAACTCTGGAGGAGATGGGCAGGTTCGTTCCAGAGTTGATGGGGATGGTGGGGATAACTCACGCTGCTCCACCCTCTCTTGGGATGCTCCATCTGACCTGCTCTTACCCCCAGAACTTGATGGTGCAGTCCAGCTGGACTATTACTCCAGGCCCAGCTCAG GTTTTTATTCAGTCAGTGGCAGCTCCCTATCAGACTCCTGCTACTCTGTGTCCAGTGAGGCATCCCTGGCCCAGGGGGGTCCAGTAAAAGGTGGGCTAGTCCGGGCTGGACCAGGACCACCCTCAGGGGGAGCCTTCAGGCTGTGGGAGCAGCGGGCTCTCTCTGCAGACCACAGAGACACCCAGTGGCCGGAGGCCACGCACCAGCCAAGGACTCAGAGCATTGAGGAGACCACAGAGATCACTGATAGGAGACCAGTGTCTACGG TTGACCTGGAAATGAACAGCCTTTTCTTCCTGTCTGACCTGTGCGCCAGCCTGGGCGACCCCCATGCCGGCTCCCTCCTCCCGCTCCCTGACCTCCGACCCCAACTCGACCCCAGGTTCTGTTCTGACCTGGTGTCCCGGAGAACCAAGGAGGTGTACCCGTACCCCAGCCCCCTCCATGCCGTGGCCCTCCAGAGCCCCCTCTTCACCTACAGTCAggacccctctccctcccctcgccTCTCGCCCAGTCCGGACTCCTTTACCCAGGCTGAAGAATCTCAGTCCACTCCCCTCTTCCGGCCCCCCCAGCCTCCTCAGCCCTCCACCTTCACCCAGCTGGAGCAGTACATCACCAGGCTGGCTCACCAGTACCGAAGCCGGATTGCCCCCCCTGACACCACCCTTACCGCCATCCCCAGGCAAGGCTCCCACAGGGGCCCCAGAACCCCTGGCCACGGCTCCACTCAGTCGCTGTCGGCCTTTGAGAGCCGCAGTACCCCCTCCAACCTGACAGGGGGCAGTGTGACGCCCTGCAAGTCTTTTCTGGGTAACTCTGCACGGGTCAGCCTCAGCAGTATCAGTAAGAAGGCCAGTAGGAACTCCATAAACCTGGGCCACCTGCCCTCAGTGACAGGAGAAGATCTCAAAATCAACCTCCATCTCAACCTCAGTCTCAACCTCAGCCCCAATCTGAACAAAAACCTGGGTTTAGACTCAAACTCCAAGGAAGGTATTAGCACTAGTGGTGTATTAAGGAGTGACCATGCTACCCCcactgcctccccctctccttccacctcctccctctccagtgcCGCCACTCCCACCCCTGCCCTGAGGGTGAGGCCACGCATCTCAACCTGTTCCTCCAACCTCAATCACCGGAGCTCTCTGGAGGTCACCGGGTCAGGGGCTGGGTCAGGTCTAGGAATCTCCCGATCACTGGACTGGAGTAGATTGGATTCTTCACCAGGGAAAGTGACAATGAGTCAACCCAGCGTCAATGCCCCGGACGCCAGCCCGAGTATGCTCAGCGAGGACTCAGCGATGGTGGGGGAGATCTCCCGTCTCTCTGGCCTGCCCCGGGCTGTGGTGGTGGGGCTGATGGAGCAGGGTGTGGAGCTGGATGTTGACTGCTTCCAGAGCGACACCGAGAgaaaaggtcaggggtcagagtttAAAGGCCAaagctcctccccttcctctcgcCAGACAGCCCGGAATGACCACCAGTCTCATCATCATGATTATTCCAGTGTCCGCCACCTCCACGCCAGTAACGAGACTGACCTCGACCCCCAGAGGCCGATCCATCTGTCCCTCAGTGTCACCAACTCCTCCAGTTCCCATTCCAGTAGCCCCAATCACCCTTACCAGTCCACCTCAaaccatccatctacccatcatCATGtcacccaccaccacacacatacCTTCCACTGCCAACAAACCCCTTCCCCATCcgacccctcctcctctactgccTCCTCCCCCTCGTCTCGTGACCACCCCAGGGTACGCTCCCCACCCCGCCCTCTCCAGCCCTCCCCCCTCGCCACTACTCCATTCTCTGTGTTCCGGCGGGATGACCCATTCCAGTGCTCCCTGCCTCGCGTCAGGGACAGCAGCTCACCACAAGGGGGCGGCATCCGGCCCAGAGGGGGGTCGCTTCGGCAGTGTGCAGGGGGTGGAGTGGGTAGATGGAGGGTagatggggagggagaaggatggaagAGGGTGGATGGGGAGGGGCTCTACCAGGGGAAGCATGTGTCCAGAGAGTTGGTGAGGGCATCGACGGTAAGCAGCTTCCACAGGAAAGGGAGGTGCTACAGCAGCAACTGGGGAGAGGAAGGCAGTCACGACACGGCCCAGACGCCAAAGAAGGGGGCAGACAAACTCTGGAGGGACTTCGAAGGGCATTCATGGGGGAAAGAAGCTGAGGAGGAGAacaaggagaggtggaagagagaggggatcaGGAGAAAGAAGGACAATTACCAAAAGGAAAAGCAGCAGGgcaacaaagagacagagaggcgaCAGAAAGAGAGCAGTGCCTCAAAACGCAAAGggaagggtggtggtggtggctgggACAAGCGTAGCTCCAGCCTGAGGCTGTCCAGACAGGCTCTGTTCCGCAGTGAGTCCCAGGGGGAAGTGCTGGATCCTCGAGCCCTAAAAGAGGAGCATCTGAGGGGGGCACAGTGGACCTCCTCCCTGGACATCGGCAGAGGCATGGAGCTCAGTGTGGAGGGGGTTCGTCCGTTGGTGTTTGGAGGAAGAGCAGAAGAAGAAAAGCGCTTGTCCTCTACTGCcagcctcttccacctctctagCTCTCAGAGCCTAGAGGAtagctgtccctccctctctcctcctctctcctccccatcgttctctccatcccctccaagTAGGGCACCCCTCACACGCTCACGCTCGCTGAGGGACCTGAGTAAAAGGGTGTTTAGCTCAGTGAGGTCTCTCAGTTTGAAACACAAGACGTCAAGGAAGTGA
- the LOC110504676 gene encoding tetratricopeptide repeat protein 9C — protein MASPEPPGGEIMELGAGAAVASCSGSSSTSPGPSGAKVDSQLQDAIHLKMEGNKFYKEKNLRSAIGRYHRSLLVLRSLDSDVTAAVKGFGPEAPVLTAGQEELLRNTQVDCYNNLAACLLQRECVDYTRVQEYSLRVLQWRPGDIKALYRAGVASLQLGNAQSAKQYLTQASKGQPNDTNVRRHLQQAEDRLSTEYQKEKALYRGMFSSSQRAGEGASGGVTQK, from the exons ATGGCGAGTCCAGAGCCACCAGGTGGTGAGATTATGGAGCTGGGGGCCGGGGCTGCAGTGGCAAGCTGTTCAGGCTCTTCTTCTACCAGTCCTGGCCCCTCAGGTGCCAAAGTAGACTCCCAGCTCCAAGATGCTATCCACCTAAAAATGGAGGGGAACAAATTCTACAAAGAGAAAAACCTTCGTTCTGCCATTGGACGTTACCACCGTTCGTTGCTCGTTCTGCGTAGTTTAGACTCTGATGTCACTGCGGCAGTGAAGGGGTTTGGTCCTGAGGCTCCTGTACTCACCGCAGGACAGGAAGAACTACTTAGGAACACACAGGTGGACTGCTACAACAATTTAGCAG CCTGTCTGTTGCAGAGAGAATGTGTAGACTACACGCGTGTCCAGGAGTACAGCTTGCGGGTGTTGCAGTGGCGTCCGGGTGACATCAAGGCCCTGTACAGAGCAGGAGTGGCCTCTCTGCAGCTGGGAAACGCACAGAGTGCCAAGCAATACCTCACTCAGGCCAGCAAAGGACAACCCAATG ACACTAATGTGAGGAGGCACCTGCAGCAAGCGGAGGATAGGCTGAGCACAGAGTACCAGAAGGAGAAGGCTCTGTACCGAGGCATGTTCTCCTCCAGTCAGAGAGCAGGGGAGGGGGCCAGCGGAGGAGTCACCCAGAAATAA